From Glycine soja cultivar W05 chromosome 4, ASM419377v2, whole genome shotgun sequence, the proteins below share one genomic window:
- the LOC114409559 gene encoding uncharacterized protein LOC114409559, producing the protein MDSPKRQAQKFLVTVTAVVAVVAKRASRLQRKLAAREEWRIELLRSPKKLLSNISSKTLPFRKKKRGEEDWGKGGVWQKAILMGDKCEPLDFSGVIYYDSNGKQVNEMPLRSPRASPVPPGYYFIHHRDRHL; encoded by the coding sequence ATGGACTCGCCGAAGCGGCAGGCGCAAAAGTTTCTGGTGACGGTGACAGCGGTGGTGGCGGTGGTGGCGAAGCGGGCGAGCCGGCTGCAGCGGAAGCTGGCGGCGAGGGAGGAGTGGAGGATCGAGCTTCTGCGATCACCGAAGAAGCTTCTGAGCAACATAAGCAGCAAAACGCTGCCGTttaggaagaagaagaggggGGAGGAGGATTGGGGAAAGGGTGGGGTGTGGCAGAAGGCGATCCTGATGGGAGACAAGTGCGAGCCGTTGGATTTCTCGGGAGTGATTTATTACGATAGTAACGGGAAGCAGGTGAACGAGATGCCCCTCAGGTCGCCACGTGCCAGTCCCGTGCCGCCCGGGTACTATTTCATCCACCACCGCGACCGCCACCTCTGA